A section of the Pochonia chlamydosporia 170 chromosome 2, whole genome shotgun sequence genome encodes:
- a CDS encoding alpha/beta hydrolase family domain-containing protein, with the protein MLPVIVGVPGMWHPASCFDDLAAILRERGHSFVGHDAPGIASEDASQMTIDSDSDALRKDVLMPLVSQGKDIILPMHSYGGLYGSNAVQGLSKLERKSAGQQGGVVGLIYVTAVTPFLGKSLMDILGVTLDNLPPHCLYEESTDRILLVHAERYMYHDLPEGTAEKWISTTKPQAFGSINTPVSYSPLLDTYYAERSAYILCGSDRILPLEAQKYLCGSAGITNTKLIEKASHAPFANALKETADAVDSLAKSSAQSCLEPSDGSH; encoded by the exons ATGCTCCCAGTCATAGTTGGGGTGCCTGGCATGTGGCACCCTGCTTCTTGCTTCGATGATCTTGCTGCTATTCTGCGTGAGAGAGGGCATTCATTCGTTGGTCACGACGCGCCTGGAATTGCCTCTGAAGATGCCTCTCAGATGACGATAGACTCGGACTCGGACGCTCTTAGGAAGGATGTGCTCATGCCGCTAGTTAGCCAgggcaaggacatcatcCTTCCCATGCATTCGTACGGCGGTTTATACGGCTCGAATGCTGTGCAAGGGCTGAGCAAACTGGAAAGAAAGTCCGCGGGTCAGCAAGGTGGTGTAGTCGGTCTCATCTACGTAACTGCAGTCACGCCGTTCCTTGGCAAGTCGTTGATGGACATTCTTGGAGTGACTCTTGACAATCTCCCGCCCCATTGTTTATACGAG GAATCAACGGACCGCATTCTGCTTGTACACGCAGAAAGGTACATGTACCACGACCTTCCCGAAGGCACTGCAGAGAAATGGatatcaacaacaaagccacaGGCATTCGGTTCGATCAACACTCCAGTTTCTTACTCGCCGCTACTAGACACTTACTATGCCGAACGTAGCGCTTACATTCTGTGTGGAAGCGATCGTATTCTCCCCCTCGAGGCGCAAAAGTATCTCTGCGGGTCGGCCGGCATTACAAACACAAAGCTAATTGAGAAGGCCTCGCACGCCCCTTTTGCGAATGCTCTCAAAGAAACAGCTGATGCTGTCGATTCCCTTGCAAAATCTTCTGCACAGTCATGTCTTGAGCCTTCCGATGGTTCTCACTAG
- a CDS encoding methionine aminopeptidase 2 (similar to Aspergillus oryzae RIB40 XP_001823976.1), with amino-acid sequence MGSKTLENEDRREHEIPSSSGSCSAGGEPRGSHLSRDGDGCMGSQGADEGDDDDDDDECHAATAVSLTGPTSSEANKKKKRKRPKKKKGKTPASKQTSPPRIPLHDLFPSGEYPPGQLCDYETTSTVKAPELRYIGHGFLEDPTLLNDYRKAAEVHRQTRKWVQESVKPGQTLTEIAVGIEDSVRALLDNAGLETGQGLQSGFGFPTGLSLNHCVAHYTPNPGQKDVVLQHQDVMKVDFGVHINGWIVDSAFTMSFDPTYDNLLAAVKDATNTGIKNAGIDVRISDVSAAIQEAMESYEVEIRGKTYPVKAVRNLCGHDIKRYRIHGEKTIPFIKNSNQTKMEEGDIFAIETFGSTGRGFAKDGPGIYGYGLSHDAPEHVSLPLSSANKLYKTIKENFGTLVFCRRYLNHIGLDRYLAGINCLVSNGILDDYAPLMDIPGSYSAQFEHTILLRESRKEVISRGDDY; translated from the exons ATGGGCTCCAAGACATTGGAAAACGAAGATCGTCGGGAACATG AAATCCCATCATCAAGCGGGTCTTGTTCTGCCGGCGGAGAACCACGAGGCAGCCACCTCTCGAgagatggcgatgggtgCATGGGCAGCCAGGGCGCGGACGaaggcgacgacgatgatgacgacgacgaatgCCATGCTGCTACCGCCGTTTCGTTGACAGGCCCTACTTCAAGCGaggcaaacaagaagaagaaacgcaagaggccaaagaagaagaagggcaagacgCCCGCTTCAAAACAGACGTCGCCTCCGAGGATTCCGCTCCACGACCTTTTTCCCTCTGGGGAATATCCACCCGGCCAGCTTTGCGACTATGAAACGACCTCTACGGTTAAGGCTCCCGAGCTACGCTACATTGGACACGGCTTTCTCGAGGATCCCACCCTTTTGAACGACTACCGAAAGGCGGCGGAAGTGCATCGCCAAACGCGAAAGTGGGTACAGGAAAGTGTCAAGCCAGGCCAGACGCTCACTGAAATTGCTGTCGGAATCGAGGACAGCGTTCGAGCGCTCTTGGATAACGCTGGGTTGGAGACGGGACAGGGCCTCCAGTCTGGATTTGGATTCCCCACGGGACTGTCACTCAACCATTGCGTTGCGCACTATACGCCTAATCCTGGGCAAAAGGATGTTGTTCTCCAGCATCAAGATGTCATGAAAGTTGACTTCGGTGTGCATATCAACGGGTGGATTGTTGACAGTGCGTTTACCATGTCGTTTGATCCTACGTACGATAATCTCTTGGCTGCGGTCAAGGATGCGACGAATACGGGCATCAAG AATGCAGGAATTGACGTACGCATCAGCGACGTGAGCGCTGCGATCCAAGAAGCCATGGAAAGCTATGAAGTCGAAATCCGCGGCAAGACGTATCCCGTCAAGGCAGTCCGGAACCTCTGCGGACACGACATTAAACGCTATCGTATCCATGGCGAAAAGACCATCCCATTCATCAAGAACTCGAACCAGACGAAAATGGAGGAGGGTGATATTTTTGCCATTGAAACATTTGGCAGTACTGGACGTGGCTTCGCCAAAGACGGT CCAGGTATTTACGGGTACGGACTGAGCCATGACGCGCCAGAGCATGTATCTCTGCCGTTGAGCTCCGCGAATAAGCTGTACAAGACGATTAAAGAGAACTTTGGGACTCTTGTGTTTTGTCGGCGCTATCTCAACCATATTGGCTTGGACCGATATCTGGCTGGC ATTAATTGTCTTGTGTCGAATGGGATACTTGATGATTATGCGCCGTTGATGGATATTCCGGGATCTTATTCCGCGCAATTCGAACAT ACTATTTTGCTGCGTGAGTCGAGGAAGGAGGTCATTAGTCGGGGTGATGACTATTGA
- a CDS encoding 3-isopropylmalate dehydratase (similar to Aspergillus terreus NIH2624 XP_001208815.1) gives MPGTERNPQTLYDKVLSNHIVDEKLDGTILLYIDRHLVHEVTSPQAFEGLKNAGRKVRRPDCTLATTDHNVPTTSRKGMKDIATFIEEDDSRTQCVTLEENVKDFGLTYFGLGDKRQGIVHVIGPEQGFTLPGTTVVCGDSHTSTHGAFGSLAFGIGTSEVEHVLATQCLITKRSKNMRIQVDGELAPGVSSKDIILHAIGKIGTAGGTGAVIEFCGSVIRGLSMEARMSICNMSIEGGARAGMVAPDEVTFEYLKGRPLAPKYGSEEWNRATAYWKALQSDPGAKYDIDIFIDGKDIIPTVTWGTSPEDVIPITGVVPDPETFATEAKKVTGRRMLEYMGLTAGTPMEEIVVDKVFIGSCTNSRIEDLRAAAHVVKGKKVASNIKRAMVVPGSGLVKTQAEDEGIDQVFIDAGFEWREAGCSMCLGMNPDILAPQERCASTSNRNFEGRQGAGGRTHLMSPVMAAAAAIVGKLADVRKLSNYTASPHVEASITPSTPQKAHIDERVANDAHEREVIGDQPEDTEPHTNTSVSGSNGSSASAGLPKFLSHKGIAAPMDMANVDTDAIIPKQFLKTIKRTGLGTALFHALRYNQDGSDNPEFVLNKEPYRNAKILVCTGPNFGCGSSREHAPWALLDFGIKCVIAPSFADIFFNNTFKNGMLPLRIENKSDLDAIADEARAGREIEVDLPNQLIKNSAGVTICSFDVEEFRKHCLVNGLDDIGLTMQMEDKIGEFEKKMTQHTPWLDGTAYLKRPGQGGKLAAKAVPVPKTNRGEEKKEPLEW, from the exons ATGCCTGGCACTGAGAGGAATCCACAGACCTTGTATGACAAGGTTCTTTCGAATCacattgttgatgagaagctcgATGGCACAATTTTGCTGTATATCG ACCGACATTTGGTTCATGAGGTGACATCACCT CAAGCTTTTGAGGGATTGAAGAATGCCGGCCGAAAAGTTCGTCGACCAGACTGCACTCTGGCCACGACTGATCAC AACGTCCCCACCACTTCAAGAAAAGGCATGAAAGATATTGCCACTTTTATCGAAGAAGACGACTCAAGAACCCAGTGTGTCACCCTGGAAGAAAACGTTAAGGACTTTGGCTTGACATATTTCGGCCTCGGCGACAAGCGCCAGGGTATCGTTCACGTCATCGGCCCTGAACAGGGCTTCACTCTGCCCGGAACGACGGTCGTCTGCGGCGACAGCCATACCTCCACTCATGGCGCCTTCGGCTCCCTGGCCTTTGGCATTGGTACCAGTGAGGTCGAGCACGTCTTGGCTACTCAGTGCCTGATTACCAAGCGCAGCAAGAATATGCGAATCCAGGTCGACGGCGAGCTTGCTCCTGGTGTGAGCTCCAAGGACATAATCCTCCACGCtattggcaagattggcacTGCTGGCGGTACCGGTGCCGTTATTGAGTTCTGCGGCTCTGTCATTCGCGGCTTGAGCATGGAAGCTCGCATGTCTATTTGCAACATGTCGATTGAGGGTGGTGCTCGTGCTGGCATGGTGGCTCCCGATGAGGTCACTTTTGAGTACCTCAAGGGCCGTCCCTTGGCGCCGAAATATGGCTCCGAAGAGTGGAACAGAGCAACTGCTTACTGGAAGGCTTTGCAGTCCGACCCCGGCGCAAAGTACGACATTGATATCTTTATTGATGGCAAGGACATCATCCCAACTGTCACCTGGGGAACCTCTCCTGAGGATGTCATCCCCATCACCGGCGTCGTTCCTGATCCCGAGACGTTCGCTACTGAGGCTAAGAAGGTTACTGGCCGAAGAATGCTCGAGTATATGGGTTTGACTGCCGGCACCCCCatggaggagattgtggtTGACAAGGTGTTTATTGGATCTTGCACCAATTCTCGTATTGAGGATCTGCGCGCTGCCGCCCACGtcgtcaagggcaagaaggttGCTTCCAACATTAAGCGAGCTATGGTTGTTCCAGGCTCTGGACTGGTCAAGACCCAGGCTGAAGATGAGGGTATCGACCAGGTGTTCATCGATGCCGGATTTGAGTGGCGTGAGGCTGGCTGCAGCATGTGCCTAGGCATGAACCCCGATATCCTCGCCCCTCAAGAGCGTTGTGCCAGTACTTCCAACCGAAACTTTGAGGGTCGTCAGGGAGCTGGTGGCCGAACTCACCTAATGTCTCCCGTGAtggctgccgctgccgccattgttggcAAGCTTGCTGATGTGCGCAAGTTGTCCAACTACACTGCCAGCCCGCATGTAGAGGCTAGCATTACTCCTTCCACACCGCAAAAGGCACATATCGACGAAAGGGTCGCCAACGACGCTCACGAGCGCGAAGTTATTGGGGACCAGCCCGAAGACACGGAGCCTCACACCAACACGTCTGTTTCCGGATCAAACGGTAGCTCCGCAAGCGCCGGGCTTCCCAAGTTCCTCAGCCACAAGGGCATTGCCGCGCCCATGGACATGGCTAATGTCGACACCGATGCCATCATTCCCAAACAGTTCCTCAAGACCATCAAGCGCACTGGCCTGGGCACCGCTCTCTTCCACGCCTTGCGCTACAACCAAGACGGCTCGGACAATCCCGAGTTTGTCCTGAACAAGGAGCCGTACCGCAACGCGAAAATCCTCGTCTGCACCGGTCCCAACTTTGGCTGTGGCTCATCGCGAGAACACGCCCCCTGGGCTCTCCTCgactttggcatcaagtGTGTCATTGCTCCGTCGTTTGCcgacatcttcttcaacaacaccTTCAAGAACGGCATGTTGCCACTCAGAATCGAGAACAAGAGTGACCTGGACGCGATTGCCGACGAAGCCCGTGCGGGCCGTGAAATCGAAGTCGACCTCCCCAACCAGCTGATCAAGAACTCTGCCGGCGTGACCATCTGCTCCTTTGACGTGGAGGAGTTCCGCAAGCACTGCCTGGTCAACGGCCTGGATGACATTGGCCTCACCATGCAAATGGAGGACAAGATTGGCGAGtttgagaagaagatgacgcaACACACGCCCTGGTTGGATGGCACGGCGTATCTGAAGAGACCTGGTCAGGGGGGGAAAttggctgccaaggcggTGCCGGTGCCCAAGACGAACAGgggcgaggagaagaaggaacCGCTGGAGTGGTGA
- a CDS encoding C6 transcription protein (similar to Neofusicoccum parvum UCRNP2 XP_007585959.1): MSHETLQKESKLDRTAAEPEPDREPEPPRLQPYSCLSCRRKRKRCDRTNPCVNCRKSGTDCVFAPRKPSTRQYSGPSALERVKYLEGVVQQLRAELELRQPSSNDENNKLSNRGQTRPFSHAYPEDDGLGDKNDVADLQAEFGQLAIGEGRSRYIVSNFWANLTEQVDGLADTLEDLTDPKDHEEPRMQDATHDQSVTTSLLGLSPCYSSLRQLHPTPDKVMVYWRLYKENCDPVIKILHIPTIEPLVLQYRSQLDGLPRGLEALLFAIYFSTIASLSDEECPKTLGAEKSSLLSMYKAGTEQALARAHLLETDEIIVLQAFAIFLSSLRNYCNLRLMWSLTSMAVRLAQNTGVHRDGTHFGLSPFTTETRRRLWWNICALDARAAEDSGYNTSIHAIGHDAQMPLNVNDTDLSPSMTEFPAPKASFTIMTFSIVKFRATIVFQSLQNLSPGTIGPCGKLHTTESLEQRSTMILQYQDMLQKLFSGHDPSDPFYWYTAIISRIMLGKMWLMAYYPSLRLETCGGLPDHIKDSLFIRSITIVESQVLLYTGEPTARWSWFCFSHVQWYAIAYILTELCSRSEGDLVEQAWRAINAVLNICCFTLSQTDAQTNDIEFGHRSKFGGLRDFEYKLLNRLLRKARAARLKQPGPSNTTVPHHATGAEDLFAAAHHFDDELISGAGILSSTTVGNCAFEPGDEVPVSASYVQNRVVDSDESYSFDHLIYAPLHYHEG, translated from the exons ATGAGCCACGAAACTCTACAGAAGGAGAGCAAACTGGACAGGACTGCGGctgaacctgaacctgaCCGCGAACCTGAACCGCCTCGATTGCAGCCCTATTCCTGTTTATCCTGCCGCAGAAAGAGGAAAAGGTGCGACAGGACCAATCCTTGTGTCAACTGTCGCAAGTCGGGGACAGACTGTGTGTTTGCTCCAAGAAAGCCTTCGACCAGGCAATATTCTGGTCCCAGTGCCTTGGAACGGGTCAAGTATCTTGAAGGCGTTGTTCAGCAACTACGAGCAGAATTGGAGTTGAGACAGCCAAGCAGTAATGATGAGAACAACAAGTTGTCAAACAGAGGGCAAACACGGCCATTTTCCCATGCGTACCCTGAAGATGATGGGCTTGGTGACAAGAATGACGTCGCGGATTTGCAGGCAGAATTCGGACAACTCGCAATTGGAGAAGGACGAAGCAGGTACATTGTCAGCAACTTTTGGGCCAACCTGACTGAACAG GTAGATGGCTTGGCAGACACATTGGAGGACCTGACAGATCCGAAAGATCATGAAGAGCCAAGAATGCAGGATGCAACACACGATCAGTCGGTGACAACTTCACTATTGGGTCTCAGTCCCTGCTACTCAAGCCTACGTCAGCTTCATCCAACACCGGACAAGGTGATGGTGTACTGGCGCCTGTACAAAGAAAATTGCGACCCCGTCATCAAAATCCTTCACATACCAACAATCGAACCACTTGTACTTCAGTACCGGAGTCAATTAGACGGCTTGCCTCGAGGACTTGAAGCGCTCCTATTTGCCATTTACTTTTCCACCATAGCCAGTCTCTCCGATGAAGAATGTCCAAAGACTCTGGGTGCCGAAAAGAGCAGTCTCCTCAGCATGTACAAAGCCGGCACGGAGCAAGCACTAGCACGCGCACATCTCCTCGAAACAGACGAAATCATTGTCCTACAAGCCTTTGCGATATTCTTAAGCAGCCTTCGAAACTACTGTAACTTGCGACTCATGTGGTCGCTCACATCCATGGCTGTGCGACTCGCCCAAAACACTGGAGTCCATCGCGACGGAACGCACTTTGGTCTCTCACCATTTACAACGGAGACAAGACGCCGGCTATGGTGGAATATCTGTGCTCTCGATGCTCGAGCGGCAGAAGACTCTGGGTATAATACGTCCATCCACGCTATCGGCCATGATGCGCAAATGCCACTCAATGTTAATGATACAGATTTATCCCCCAGCATGACGGAGTTTCCAGCCCCAAAAGCCAGCTTCACAATCATGACGTTTAGCATTGTCAAATTCCGCGCAACAATCGTGTTTCAAAGTCTTCAGAACCTATCGCCAGGAACAATCGGACCATGCGGCAAGCTCCATACCACAGAGAGCCTGGAACAACGCAGCACCATGATACTACAATACCAAGACATGCTTCAGAAACTGTTCTCGGGCCACGACCCATCTGACCCTTTCTATTGGTACACTGCCATCATTTCGCGCATAATGCTAGGCAAGATGTGGCTCATGGCGTACTATCCGTCCCTGCGGCTAGAAACCTGCGGCGGACTGCCAGATCACATCAAGGACAGCCTCTTCATCAGGTCAATCACGATTGTCGAGTCCCAGGTTCTTTTGTATACTGGcgaaccaacagccagaTGGAGTTGGTTTTGTTTCTCCCACGTGCAGTGGTATGCAATTGCCTATATATTGACGGAACTTTGTTCCCGATCAGAAGGTGATCTAGTTGAGCAAGCATGGAGGGCAATCAATGCCGTCCTGAACATCTGCTGCTTCACTCTGTCGCAAACTGATGCTCAGACAAATGATATTGAGTTTGGTCATCGCTCTAAATTCGGCGGTCTTCGTGACTTCGAATATAAGTTGTTGAACCGATTGTTGAGAAAGGCGAGGGCTGCAAGGCTCAAACAACCAGGACCTTCAAACACCACAGTGCCTCATCATGCCACTGGCGCGGAAGACTTGTTCGCTGCGGCACATCATTTCGATGACGAACTGATATCTGGTGCGGGAATACTCAGTTCAACTACCGTGGGCAATTGTGCATTCGAGCCCGGCGACGAGGTGCCCGTTTCTGCTAGCTATGTCCAGAATCGAGTGGTGGACAGTGATGAGAGCTACTCCTTTGATCATCTTATTTATGCGCCATTGCATTATCACGAGGGCTAA
- a CDS encoding isochorismatase family domain-containing protein codes for MTQASYPGRLTRDNAALLIVDHQVGLYSGVRDIETLELKHNIVGLTKAALALRIPIIITTTTETLWGPTIPELTEAVPNFKRIERTTVNAWDDPRVVAAVKETGRKNLIITGISTDVCLAFPAMSARAEGYTTYAVVDASGAFTKRQAEMGLMRMVQAGVIPVCYSNVAVEILADNVAAESNDVYTALSMPFASIVNGMNQFFSRK; via the coding sequence ATGACCCAAGCTTCATATCCCGGACGCCTCACTCGAGACAATGCCGCTCTACTCATTGTCGACCACCAAGTCGGCTTGTATAGTGGCGTCCGCGATATCGAGACTCTAGAACTCAAGCACAACATTGTTGGCCTGACAAAAGCAGCCCTCGCTCTTCGCATTCCCATCATCATAACCACAACCACCGAAACTTTGTGGGGACCGACAATCCCAGAGCTTACAGAAGCGGTACCCAACTTTAAGCGCATTGAGCGTACAACAGTGAATGCCTGGGATGACCCCCGCGTTGTTGCGGCAGTAAAGGAAACAGGCAGGAAgaatctcatcatcaccggcaTCTCGACAGATGTATGCCTCGCTTTCCCTGCCATGTCGGCACGGGCTGAGGGCTATACAACCTATGCAGTTGTTGATGCTTCTGGTGCCTTCACTAAGCGACAAGCGGAAATGGGACTGATGCGCATGGTTCAAGCTGGTGTTATACCGGTCTGCTACTCAAATGTTGCGGTGGAAATTCTGGCCGATaatgttgctgctgagtCAAACGACGTTTACACGGCTCTGAGCATGCCGTTTGCTAGCATTGTCAACGGCATGAACCAGTTCTTTTCACGCAAATAG